One window of the Streptomyces sp. TS71-3 genome contains the following:
- a CDS encoding AlpA family transcriptional regulator, translated as MSGARDEKLTIKEVIADLKVAPATFYRWRQLGKAPRSIKLPNGDVRIRRSEYERWLTEREEAA; from the coding sequence GTGTCCGGAGCGCGGGACGAGAAGCTGACCATCAAGGAAGTCATCGCCGATCTCAAGGTGGCCCCGGCAACCTTCTACCGGTGGCGTCAACTCGGCAAAGCACCTCGCTCGATCAAGCTGCCCAACGGGGACGTGCGCATCCGCCGGTCTGAGTACGAACGGTGGCTCACGGAGCGGGAGGAGGCGGCGTGA